A genomic window from Sphingobacterium sp. BN32 includes:
- a CDS encoding amidohydrolase, with the protein MDKKEHLSRKTFIKNTALGIAGLSAGSLLTGFKQAESRENKSKPMKLLKNVRLETGFDYDGDEVVGTKTDLFCVELADGKITSIKKNDPQADAFDAKGMLMLPAFKDMHIHLDKTFYGGPWKIVKRRPGGVKGMIALEQEILPEMLKTSTYRAEKLIELLQAKGSSFARSHVNIEPTSKLQSLKNLQLALENKKAGFEAELVAFPQHGLYYTDSVPYMKEAAQTDIDFIGGLDPYTIDGSIEKPVDFTVQLALDHTKGIDIHLHESGQSGVATIEYLIKKVLENPSLKGKTYLSHCFALSAIDSAKQEELAEKLAEAQIGIISTIPFGGRVMPIPTLYKHGVHVATGIDSVIDHWGIYGTGSVLDKASLMAQLYGFGNEFMLSRSLRLATDNMLPLDDKGKQQWPKQNDKANFVLVNSSCSAEAVARVPKIEHLIHAGNLVY; encoded by the coding sequence ATGGATAAAAAAGAACATCTAAGTAGAAAAACATTTATTAAAAACACCGCATTGGGAATCGCTGGATTAAGCGCAGGATCGCTATTGACAGGTTTTAAGCAAGCAGAATCTAGAGAAAATAAAAGCAAACCTATGAAACTGTTAAAAAACGTACGTCTTGAGACAGGCTTTGACTATGATGGCGATGAAGTGGTTGGAACAAAAACAGATCTGTTTTGTGTTGAGCTTGCTGATGGCAAAATTACCAGCATCAAAAAGAATGACCCTCAAGCAGATGCTTTTGATGCCAAAGGCATGCTTATGTTACCTGCCTTCAAGGATATGCACATACACTTGGACAAAACCTTCTACGGTGGGCCTTGGAAGATCGTTAAGCGCCGCCCAGGCGGGGTAAAAGGAATGATTGCATTAGAGCAAGAAATCCTTCCGGAAATGCTGAAAACATCGACTTATAGAGCGGAGAAGCTAATTGAACTTTTACAAGCTAAAGGATCTAGTTTTGCCCGAAGCCACGTCAATATCGAACCCACATCCAAACTGCAATCTCTTAAAAACTTACAGTTAGCTCTAGAGAACAAAAAGGCTGGTTTTGAAGCGGAACTCGTGGCTTTCCCCCAACATGGACTTTATTATACCGATTCTGTTCCTTACATGAAGGAGGCAGCACAAACTGATATTGACTTTATTGGCGGTCTTGACCCCTATACGATCGACGGGTCAATTGAGAAGCCCGTTGATTTTACTGTACAACTCGCATTGGATCATACCAAAGGTATCGACATACACTTGCACGAATCCGGGCAATCGGGAGTGGCTACCATCGAATACCTTATCAAAAAGGTCTTGGAGAATCCAAGTCTCAAGGGCAAAACCTATTTGAGCCACTGCTTTGCCCTGTCGGCAATCGACTCTGCCAAGCAAGAGGAACTCGCGGAAAAGCTTGCTGAGGCACAAATAGGGATTATTTCAACCATTCCTTTCGGAGGAAGGGTGATGCCGATTCCAACCCTGTATAAGCATGGCGTTCATGTCGCTACGGGTATCGATAGCGTTATTGACCATTGGGGAATCTATGGTACCGGATCGGTATTAGACAAAGCTAGTTTAATGGCCCAGCTATACGGTTTTGGAAATGAATTTATGCTTTCCCGAAGCCTTCGATTGGCGACTGACAATATGTTGCCGCTCGACGACAAAGGAAAACAACAGTGGCCGAAACAGAATGACAAAGCTAACTTTGTATTGGTCAATAGTAGTTGCTCGGCAGAGGCAGTCGCGAGAGTTCCAAAAATTGAGCACCTGATTCATGCAGGTAACCTAGTGTATTAA
- a CDS encoding Rrf2 family transcriptional regulator — translation MFSKAVEHGIKAIIYIATQSMEGKRVKIGEVAEHTATPEAFTAKVLGTLTKHDILQSIKGPYGGFEMTGKQIEQVKVADIVKALDGDNIFTGCALGLTACNHKNPCPMHERFVSIRRELKSMMESTTIHDLATGLIAGESVLIRA, via the coding sequence ATGTTCTCAAAAGCAGTTGAACACGGTATTAAGGCTATCATCTATATTGCAACGCAATCGATGGAGGGCAAGCGGGTGAAGATTGGTGAAGTAGCCGAACATACCGCAACCCCCGAAGCTTTTACAGCAAAGGTTTTAGGCACTTTAACGAAACACGATATTCTACAATCTATCAAAGGTCCCTATGGCGGTTTTGAAATGACTGGTAAACAGATTGAGCAGGTAAAAGTGGCTGATATCGTGAAAGCATTGGACGGAGATAATATCTTTACCGGCTGCGCCTTAGGCTTAACGGCCTGTAACCATAAAAACCCCTGCCCTATGCATGAACGTTTCGTCAGCATTCGCCGGGAACTGAAAAGCATGATGGAAAGCACCACGATTCACGATCTTGCGACAGGATTGATTGCGGGAGAAAGCGTGCTTATCCGCGCCTAA
- a CDS encoding group III truncated hemoglobin yields the protein MKADIQHIEDVKLLVNTFYDRIRENELLGKIFDNIIQDRWPEHLEKMYRFWQTVLFDEHTYFGSPFPPHMHMPIEKQHFDTWIAIFSKTVDELFEGEKAERAKWQGARMAEMFQHKIAYYKQQSGKPLA from the coding sequence ATGAAAGCAGATATCCAACATATAGAAGACGTCAAATTACTTGTGAATACCTTTTATGATCGTATTCGTGAGAACGAGCTACTGGGAAAGATCTTTGATAATATTATACAAGATCGTTGGCCGGAACACCTCGAAAAAATGTATCGCTTCTGGCAGACGGTGTTATTCGACGAACACACTTACTTTGGAAGCCCCTTCCCCCCGCATATGCACATGCCCATAGAGAAACAGCATTTTGATACCTGGATTGCGATCTTCAGCAAAACGGTCGATGAACTGTTTGAAGGGGAAAAGGCTGAAAGAGCAAAGTGGCAAGGCGCGCGCATGGCTGAAATGTTCCAGCATAAAATTGCTTACTACAAGCAGCAAAGCGGAAAGCCTTTAGCTTAA
- a CDS encoding thioredoxin family protein, translating to MKGKILPLVYTACVLFLGIWSTDVNAQTEKPKEIDTYAKPYHPEADAQADLDKLIVQAQKENKNIIVQAGGNWCIWCLRFNNYIQQNPAVSKLLKDKFLYYHVNYSKENKNEAFFKKYAPDGPALGFPFFIVLGKDGKVLKVRESGNLEKDKSYDEKKVLAFFNEWVRK from the coding sequence ATGAAAGGGAAGATTTTACCATTAGTTTACACGGCATGCGTATTGTTTTTGGGAATTTGGTCGACGGATGTAAATGCGCAGACTGAAAAACCGAAGGAGATAGACACGTATGCGAAGCCCTATCATCCGGAGGCGGATGCGCAGGCCGATCTTGATAAGTTGATTGTACAGGCTCAAAAGGAGAATAAAAATATTATTGTGCAAGCAGGAGGGAACTGGTGCATTTGGTGCCTTCGATTCAATAATTATATTCAGCAAAATCCTGCTGTCAGCAAATTATTGAAAGATAAGTTTTTGTATTACCATGTAAACTATTCTAAAGAGAATAAAAACGAGGCATTCTTTAAGAAATATGCTCCGGATGGACCAGCATTAGGTTTTCCGTTCTTTATTGTTTTGGGTAAAGATGGAAAAGTATTGAAAGTTCGTGAGAGCGGTAATCTTGAGAAAGATAAGAGCTACGATGAAAAGAAAGTTTTAGCCTTCTTCAATGAATGGGTTAGAAAATAA